A DNA window from Desulfatibacillum aliphaticivorans DSM 15576 contains the following coding sequences:
- a CDS encoding tetratricopeptide repeat protein, which produces MTLFRHMTIKYWSVRSLAFTVLGIASGVVLSCVTGAYSPLPTTLLAGLAGFLLFQGQALHLFFGAQRGYFEYMLLMKGVESRTGRLIRQSLGMRFYIRSQIVGLKEEHLSAVIKEGKNRLEWTDLMCLLIKASSIARRNGEKGKEISILKTALSLYPYSVVVNNMLADCYESQGMVEEALECYRLGKMDRLVITPALKEILNRKMDQLRRQTKIV; this is translated from the coding sequence ATGACTCTTTTCAGGCATATGACTATCAAATACTGGAGCGTGCGCAGTTTGGCATTTACCGTCTTGGGAATTGCTTCCGGGGTTGTGCTTTCTTGTGTAACCGGGGCTTACTCCCCGCTTCCAACCACCCTTTTAGCCGGCCTTGCCGGTTTTTTGCTGTTTCAGGGGCAGGCGCTTCATCTGTTTTTCGGCGCTCAGCGCGGCTATTTTGAATACATGCTGCTCATGAAAGGCGTTGAATCCAGGACGGGGCGTTTGATCCGGCAAAGCCTGGGCATGCGGTTTTACATCCGCTCTCAAATTGTCGGCCTGAAAGAAGAGCATCTGTCGGCCGTTATAAAGGAAGGCAAAAACCGCCTGGAATGGACCGATCTGATGTGTTTGTTGATAAAGGCTTCGTCAATCGCCCGTAGAAATGGCGAGAAAGGCAAGGAAATCAGCATCTTAAAAACAGCGCTCAGTTTATATCCATACAGCGTTGTGGTGAACAACATGCTGGCGGATTGTTATGAAAGCCAAGGCATGGTCGAAGAGGCCCTGGAGTGCTACCGTTTAGGGAAAATGGATCGTCTGGTTATCACTCCGGCTTTGAAGGAAATTCTAAACCGCAAGATGGACCAGCTTCGACGCCAGACGAAAATCGTCTAA
- a CDS encoding GNAT family N-acetyltransferase codes for MEHVVIATYVAGAIGRVAEMHARYYSENWGFGLYFEAKVASDLSEFLNRFVPGRDYFKVALTHGRVHGSLAIDAIKAEEEGAHLRWFITSSALRGTGAGNRLLQDSIDFCKRQGYPSIYLWTFEGLALARHLYEKFGFKLVEEHPGDQWGVRVKEQKFVLPL; via the coding sequence ATGGAACATGTGGTGATTGCGACATACGTGGCTGGCGCCATAGGCCGCGTGGCCGAAATGCATGCCCGGTATTACAGCGAAAACTGGGGCTTCGGCCTATACTTTGAAGCCAAGGTCGCCAGCGATCTGTCCGAGTTTTTAAACCGGTTCGTCCCGGGCCGGGATTATTTTAAGGTGGCCCTCACCCACGGAAGGGTTCACGGATCCTTGGCCATAGATGCAATCAAGGCCGAAGAAGAAGGCGCTCACCTGAGATGGTTCATCACCTCGTCCGCTTTACGGGGCACGGGAGCCGGCAACCGCCTGCTGCAGGATTCAATCGATTTCTGTAAGCGTCAGGGATACCCGAGCATTTATCTCTGGACCTTCGAAGGCCTGGCCCTGGCCCGCCATCTTTACGAGAAATTCGGCTTTAAACTGGTGGAGGAGCACCCCGGCGACCAATGGGGAGTCCGGGTGAAAGAGCAAAAATTCGTGTTGCCCCTTTAG
- a CDS encoding nitroreductase family protein, with the protein MLTTKEAIHQRRSIRRFKRDSFPEDDLMEILDAARLAPSGCNAQPWRFKIVRDGETKLRLAKAAFNQMFVANAPVIVMCCADVRGYLDGSMSGVQDLGKITAIEDRIAKILVKRTGDMESLPVEQIGILVALNVAIAVEHMVLRALDFGLGTCWVRLFDVPMIKEIFHWDDNLFPVAMLPIGYPDEDPQPRPRLSLKELILE; encoded by the coding sequence ATGCTTACCACCAAGGAAGCCATCCATCAAAGACGCAGCATCCGGCGGTTCAAGCGGGATTCCTTTCCCGAAGACGACCTCATGGAGATTCTGGACGCAGCGCGCCTGGCGCCTTCAGGATGCAACGCCCAGCCATGGAGATTCAAGATCGTCCGGGACGGCGAAACCAAGCTGCGTTTGGCCAAGGCTGCGTTCAACCAAATGTTTGTCGCCAATGCCCCCGTTATTGTCATGTGCTGCGCGGATGTGCGGGGATATCTGGACGGCTCCATGTCCGGGGTGCAGGATCTGGGAAAGATCACGGCCATTGAGGACCGGATTGCTAAAATCCTGGTTAAGAGAACCGGAGACATGGAATCCCTGCCCGTGGAGCAGATCGGCATACTGGTGGCCCTGAACGTGGCCATCGCCGTGGAGCATATGGTGCTGAGAGCCCTGGACTTCGGCCTGGGAACCTGTTGGGTCAGGCTGTTTGACGTCCCCATGATCAAGGAAATCTTTCATTGGGACGACAATCTCTTTCCCGTGGCCATGCTGCCCATCGGCTACCCGGATGAAGACCCCCAGCCCAGGCCGCGGCTGTCCCTCAAAGAACTGATTTTGGAGTGA